The Hymenobacter sp. DG01 genome has a segment encoding these proteins:
- the nfi gene encoding deoxyribonuclease V (cleaves DNA at apurinic or apyrimidinic sites), protein MAYYRPPGLAPDPIIVRDLTRQQDEMRTLVRLEPLPHEPQLIAGCDSSFPTPETVLSVFVVLRFPSLEVVERVYHTSPVTLPYIPGLLSFREAPNLLLAYEKLRHQPDVIMVDGHGIAHPRRMGIAAHLGVMLDVPTFGVAKQKLTGTYQEPALTKGSLSPLTDKNGELLGEVIRSKDKVNPLFVSPGHRCDQATATRLTLACLRGYKLPEPTRLADHWAEEFKKDLK, encoded by the coding sequence ATGGCCTACTACCGCCCGCCCGGCCTAGCCCCCGACCCCATCATCGTGCGTGACCTCACGCGCCAGCAAGACGAAATGCGCACTCTGGTCCGGCTGGAGCCCTTGCCCCATGAGCCCCAGCTTATTGCCGGCTGCGACTCCTCGTTCCCTACCCCCGAAACGGTGCTGTCGGTGTTTGTGGTGCTGCGTTTTCCCTCCCTCGAAGTGGTGGAGAGGGTGTACCATACCAGCCCCGTAACCCTGCCCTATATTCCGGGCCTGTTGTCTTTCCGCGAGGCCCCCAACCTGCTGCTGGCCTACGAAAAGCTCCGGCACCAGCCCGACGTGATTATGGTGGACGGCCACGGTATTGCCCACCCACGCCGCATGGGTATTGCCGCCCACCTGGGCGTCATGCTCGATGTGCCTACGTTTGGAGTAGCTAAGCAGAAGCTTACCGGCACCTATCAGGAGCCGGCCCTTACTAAAGGCAGCCTCTCGCCCCTTACCGACAAAAACGGGGAGCTATTAGGAGAGGTCATTCGCAGTAAAGACAAGGTGAACCCATTATTCGTGAGCCCCGGCCACCGCTGCGACCAGGCCACGGCTACCCGCCTCACGCTGGCTTGCCTGCGCGGGTATAAGCTGCCGGAGCCCACCCGCCTGGCCGACCACTGGGCCGAAGAGTTTAAAAAAGACCTGAAGTAA